In Engraulis encrasicolus isolate BLACKSEA-1 chromosome 2, IST_EnEncr_1.0, whole genome shotgun sequence, the sequence gaagatcccctttttcatgtatgaaaagtgcaaatttcccagtcataataaatatttagaatttgatggtgtttgtattcatgaacaaggtaacatttgtgaatgggcagcatgaattctggaaataaactacaaaaaaatattacacagtgcacctttaaactttcAGTAATCTTGCTGCGGAGAGGGACGGAACACGCAGTCAACATACACAACTCCATTAGCCTAGTAAACCTCTGTATGGGACCTCAATGGATGGGAGTCCAAAAATGGATGAGAGTTCAAAAAAGTTCTCTTCATTGACTCCCATTGGCTCCCATTGTGGTTTGTTCCAAATTTGTGCATGGGCTCAGTTAGACAGAAGATTGACCTAATCTCTCCACCGTTTAGAACTCTAAGACCAACCTCTTCAACTCTGTATTATTTCGATTTCAATTTATTAGAGCATAGCATCACAATGAACATGGTTGTTGCAACGCATTGTACAATGCATTAGTTCAGCATAACAGGTATCGACAATTGTGTCAAGAATTTAATGAAGAAATTGGATATGAAATGTAAAATTAAATATACTTTTAaatgaaagataaaaaaaaacacaccatttTTCTCACCTGTCTCCTCTTGCTGTAGTTTGTTGATGCCTTGCTGGAACTGCAGTTCGCCGTTAGGGCCTGCGGGGGGCGCATCCTTcacttcctcctgctgctgcttctgtctcTGTGCCATCTCCATCACGGCCTGCAGGGAAACATGGAACACCTCAAGACCAGAGTTCTTTACCTCACACCAGGGCCCTATGGAccttccaatggacccccccccccctttgttaTATGATATTAACATGTACAACTATTGGAGTGATTGTGGGAGCCCCCTTTCTTTGTGGGCCATAGTACTCAGTCCCACTTTATCCCCTATTTCTACGCCCGTGCCTCACAGGCACACAACATTTCTAGTTGTTCGTTGTAAAAATGTGTCGCTCATTTACAAACGGGTCTTTTCGTTGAATATTAACTACTTGCTACCATCTTGAAATTTTCCATTCTGAGGTTATCATTCCATTTTCATGCTCAACGTACTGCAATCAGGTTGGAGACACAGAGTCTATGTCTCACCTTCCGTGTTTCCAACAAGATATCTACAGTTGTGGATGACCTTTTGGTTTTTGAGGCATGAAGGCCAACATAACTGTAACATGTACTCTGAAGAGAGTGGATAGAAAGAGTCAGCAAAGAAATTGCACACATAGGACCTTTACTACAGAGAGGCTTGTTCACAGCCACCTACGTACAGCTTGATGTCTGCTTACACAAGCACTTCCAGGTAGCTGCACAAGAGTGCGACGATAACCTCCCTGCAGCCATTAATATCATGTCCAATCTCCAGAACACAGGCGCCCCGGGCAACACGCACCCTTACAAGTCACCATAGCAACGCAATATGAGATTGCGCTTGagcttgaggccattttatttaCTGTGGCTGCTACTGTGGGATAATTTTAGTGCAGCTTAATCTAAGCTGTAGGAGAAAGAGGCGCGAAGAAAAAAAGGATATATCAGAACAGAAGCGCATTATGACTTAACAGACTTCTTGGGCGATAGCATATGACAAAGCATGTCAGGGGAAAATGTAACCTCTGTTTATAGCTGCAAAAACTCAGTTTCTCAAAGTCAGTTTTCTTCACTGTTTGGCATCTTGCAAACATTTGTGACTTGTAAAAGATAATTTTTGCCTAAATTGCCCACTGTTGGTCATCTTGATGGTACATTTTTTCTTATTTGTaggaatactgtatgtgttaatTAAAGTAGCGCCATAGGCTACATGGGCAGGTCCTGACTGGTGAAGAGATGCATGCCAGTGAATCTGTGCTACAAGTTTCTCACACAGTTGCCGGTAACTCTACCCTCTCTTCTGCAGTCACAAGGCGTAGAAACACACTGGGAAGCACTTGGGATCACCCACCTGCTCGTACTCCCTTCTGGGCCTCTAGGGCCGTGCCCCTCTCCTGCCTCAGACAGGATCTACCATGTAgtgctgggacgattaatcgactaatcgtgactaatcgactataaaattAGTTGGCAAGATTTTttatagtcgactaatcgtttcatttaattcaatgcttttttaatttacttttctaatgctttactactttattgaaacctaaaattgccctgcacatatgaattggacgttgtatctcggagtaaataagctactatcatgatttaaagctcattgtgagctcagggacctaattttaatggtttctttcttttttcccaatttctttgaagattaaagtgctagagcacttgaaaattaatcgtttgactaattgactattcgaaaaaaatagttgatagattaatcgggaggaaaataatcgtttaggacagccctactaCCATGTATCTTATACCAAGGTATCTAGGTACATACTATGACGATCTTATACCCAAGATCGgaaataattacattacattgcatttagctgacgctttcatttattcaaagcgacttacaactattctttttcagggtattggttacagtccctggagcaatgtggggttaggtgccttgctcaagggcacatcagccatggatggagatgtacagatgtctgtagggagaggtcacgtgggattcgaaccggcaaccctgagattgaaagaccaactctctaaccactaggccacagctatcGGTTCTAGCTCCAGACCCACCTGTTGGTACTCCCTCTTCTGGGCCTCTAGGGCCTTGCCTCGCTCCTTTAGGATCTCCTGCTCCTGCCTCAGGGTCTCGGCCCGCCTCCCCAGCTCCGCCTCCTTGTCCCGAAGCTCCGCCTCAAAGCGCTGCAGCTCCTCCTCAGAGTACACCGGCTTCTGCCCGTCCAGGGTCTGGCAGACACACGAGCAGATGGGGGCAATTGGATTATGGCCAGGGCAGCACAATGTATCAATATTGCAAAATCAAAATTTGGGATAGGTGTATCGCAAAAATGACTGGTATCGCAACATTAAGATTTGCAATAGTTGTATTGCAAAAATTGCTTAAATTTTGATAAAAAGCCAACATTCAtgactaaaaatatatattcgcCATCGCCGTAGACCAGCATGACACAATCGAGTTTCCTAATTATTCCTGATATCGTGCAGCTCTAATTATGGCATTTATAACCAAGACTCTTTGCTCCAGCACAGAGTTTCACAAAGTATTTAAGACAAGGGATCACTCCCACACCCCCCCAAGGCAAACTGACAATTTGTGGCAACACCAGAAAATGAACCATCATAAGACACCCTACTACAATAGCAAAAAGAAAGTAACTAAATATGCCACCAAACCAAGTGTTCGACAGTAAATACATATAGTTCAAAAGGGTGTTGCGCCTTTAAGTTTGTAGCTGggagggtgcgtaggttccacaaagtaatccgTTAAAGTAGGATcttgcacaccactgatgccgatgcacaaaaaaatgtaatgcatgaggaaaataaagaaagtgctacccagtgaagtacAAAAACGTTTTCAGACCAACATTTCAAAATATTTCTTTGTGCATCAGCATTAGTGGTGTGACAGTAAATACAGCCATCCTCACCTCCCATTCTTTGGGGTTGTTGAACTCCTTCTTCTCCGTGGACTTGAGGAACTCGTCCAGGCTGACTACACGATCCTGGTTCAGGTCCACCTGTAGGCTCACCAAGAACAGCTCCAGTCAGAAAAAGAAATacgcttcggtgtgtgtgtgtgtgtgtgtgtgtgtgtgtgtgtgtgtgtgtgtgtgtgtgtgtgtgtgtgtgtgtgtgtgtgtgtgtgtgtgtgtgtgtgtgtgccactgcgagtgagtgagtgagtgagtgagtgagtgagtgagtgagtgagtgagtgagtgagtgagtgagtgagtgagtgagtgagtgagtgagtgagtgagtgagtgagtgagtgagtgagtgagtgagtgagtgagtgagtgcgactgcgagtgagtgagtgagtgagtgagtgagtgagtgagtgagtgagtgagtgagtgagtgagtgagtgagtgagtgaaaaactgtcagaaagacagaCTTAGTCATACACAGAATGACAACAGAGACAGAATGGAAATGCACAAACAAAGGTAGAAGAACAGtgttgtttacatttttcatgacgTGCTCCCTCATCCGCAGccgctcctcctccatctccatcatgTCGTCCTCCTCATTCTTGGGGTCGTACACCTTCTCCAGCTGAAAGACATGACGACACACATGGGAGGAAGTGAAGTAAACAGGTTAAAGCAAGATTATATGAACTTGAAGTGAAATCCGCTTCTATTCATTGTCTCCATTTAGCCACAAATTCAATCCTAAATCCaacataccacttttttgaaaaccgatatgaGTACATTATTGTCTCTACTTGCTGATAACGAGTACAGATACGGATACTTTTACCCTTAACATACAATGGAAATAAATGTACagtcttgtttttttccaccagtgatatttgttttattgtccatttccatgtagatttaaatgttgtaAATGCAGCACCTTTTCCCATGCTTCTTAAAGTTTCAAGTCAATGGAacgtgatgagaagttgcgttgTTCTTTgcgcctggtatcggcaagtgtttgacgggAACAAGTATGAGAAAAAGCAAGTATTGCATCCCTACATACATTTCACGGCTACGCCACTCTGGTAACAACTGGGCATGCAAGGGGCAGGAAGCGGCTCTATTTACTATGGTTTTCTATTGACGCTGTGGACAACGTGTCAGAAAGGTGGAATTATAAGATGCTGATCTGTTTTCAACTGTACTTGCAGAGTTTGTGACGTGATAGGGATGATTTGTATACCTTTCACAAGGCATCCGATTTTTAGTAAATGTAGAATTGAATGTGTATAAGGGGTTTTGAGTGATAAAGCAGGTGGTTGCACCATAGCATTTTGATATTGTTGTATGTGGCTACTATACCTCTTTGGTGAAGAGAGCCTCCAGCTCCTGCTCATCCAGCAGCCCGTCTCCATTGGTATCTGCTCAGAAGGACATGAAAACacagtcaatacattacattacattatattacattacattacatttggcagacgctttataaccaaagcgactttcaaaagacgacattatcatagccaacatcactagcaaatacaaagtgcacaggagatatacagaacaacaagtgcagatgcaaagacgtttttttttttttgtttgtttgtttgtttgtttttttccaatcAATGCCAAAACAAAGATTTAGGTCAGTTTGCTTCGGCATTCTGATTAGTAGTGCGAGGAGCTCTTTGGTTAGACATAACTCAGAGATGTTTgaagaaatccaaggcactcttcgtcttcattgaaaagcttttaattaaacggGCTTTAAAAGAACAGAGTCAGTGCCAAGCTGATAAAGCTACCTCACTGTTATGAGGTTATGGCCTGAAATGCATTGGACAGTTAGGAGTTTGATATCTGATGATTTGTCAGGGAAAGTGCAGAAAAGATTATTTGTGTATAGGCGAGAGACAGTATAGAGACAGTGACAAAGAGAAATAAGATTGCACATAGTCGCTGTATATGAAAGAGATGTGCATGAATATGGATTTAGAGAgtgagtgtgaatgagtgagtgagcaacaAGTGTCTGAATATGAGGAAACGAGTGCGTGTGTAAATATGTACCATGTTCCCAAATAAAGTTTAATGGCACAGCATTTCGGACTCCCAGTCCTTCAACAAAGTGCAACCATTGTGTGCAACCATTGTACTTTGATTAAGGACTGAGAGTCCGAGACGTCGTCCCACTACACTTTGTTTGGGAGCGTCGAACAGTGTTCTTTTCCTTTCAGTGaacttctgtttggtccagcagcATGTGTGATTGATGAGCGTGCATTCTCTGACTTTGCAAATGTGTACCAACCGTGCAGTTTGAAGAAGGTTTTGGGGTTGAACTCTTGTGGGTCCAGTTGATCGGTCTCCTCCCACACCTCTCTCAGCTGAGCCACACTGCCCTGGAGGAGAGGGAATAATCcacacagtaaatacacacaACAAACTAGTGTCGCACctataccgataccagtatcagaTGGGGCCCGGATCAGCACTAAAATGGCGGTattggtatcggcgagtaccaacaaatagggcaccgataccatttacctagccaggccgtgccctcctactagtgacgcaacaccttcagcgttgctactagtcaggtcaagagccatgcgagtactttctgagctcctgaaaaatggggaactcatcccactttgtagagaagcaaacaaccattaggaaaccaagggaggctggtcaaccatgccgtttgggaaatgttaatcgttatgctcttggtcagaccaagtctcgaagagatttcaaagtcgatgataatcaggctaccatttACCGACACTTGAGTAAATACACAACAAACACAGGAAGGTGTTCAAATGAATGAGAAGGGAAAACAGGTGTGGCGTTAAACCGCCAAGAAACAAATGTCAACAGAGCCATGTTTACACAAGAAAAGGGTGAACATTGAaacaaaatgtctgcacacttaaatccgtACACAAGAACAATCCGTACACAAGGAAAAGCATCAAGGGTTGCACTATTTTCCGTCAGCTGGTCAGATGTTAATTTGTAGGTTTATGCTATTCAAGGTCACCATGTTATAAAATTATAGGGGATTCATAAGAGGATCTCActgtgtatagtatagtatgtatagTTCCATTTGTTACAGAAATCTATAGTTCTGTTCCATagcaaacaaaccaacacattATTGTGCTTTCATACACTCAAATTTACTACAATTATCCTACATACAATTCCCCAACCCTACATTTGGTACATTTTTACATGTACATTTTCATGCAGTTTACATTTTggtgttatttttttatatttgctgttttatatttgtttgtttgtgtgtgtttgtttattaacCAAACATAACCGTTAAGagacacaggaaatgagtggggagagagaagaggaaagattCGGTAGAGGACCTCGAGTcacaatcgaacccgggtcaacagTGTAATGGTATGGTGTCAGGTCATAGAGGCACCGTGCCGAGCCCCCAAGGTTGTGTGTTTTAATGTGAGGCATACTGGATcagtggcccagccgtggcttagtcggctgggcactggactgctacgcgggtgacccaggttcaattcccgacccgggtcatttcccgatcctcccccccgtctctctctctctctctctctctcactcatttcgtgtcccactcttcactgtccagTCTAAAACAAAGttgaaaaccccccaaaaaactatTGTTTAAAAAGGCATACCGGAGCGTTGACTTTGGGGTGCTGGCGGTGTTTCTCCTTGagctcctccatcctcttctcctccttctccctcttctcctggtCCAGGCCCTTCAGGTACTCCCGCCGCTCATGCTCCTTCATCATCTCGTAACGCTTGAACTCCTCGTGACGCTCCGTGTCGTAGTTCTCCAGGTCCTTGGTGgcctgccaaacacacacgcacgcacgcacacgcacacgcatgaggATTCACAATGGTCGAGGCATATGGGATTTTGCTCATAATTCAGATTACCAACATTCCACTGTTtagagcaggggtgaggaacctttgtcattcgaggggccacttcaaatttgtcctggtgtgcattggcactgccctcacgattcaatTCCATTACAATTTGAGATGTAAAAATTAAATTCAAATCGACTAaattcgattctacgatgcattgcaatgagttacatttctactgaaagcaaggcaaattttcatcagtcatgaagcAATACAAGCAGGCAGGTgatgaacaacattttattgactgtatATCAGCTCtgcagtgctttaatttaatttgaTTTAAAGTTAATCTACAGTAATCCGTAAATGCCctcagaagtaaaaaaatatgccCACAGAAGGAACTTGAAAAAACATgcttgttaggttcaaacccttaacatttgtaaatatgaaatacctgaaatgaaagacacagagaatcagtaattaagtttcaaaccggcttggagagcggatggggagaaccgtcagctaccattttccccactcgttctaaacg encodes:
- the nucb1 gene encoding nucleobindin-1 isoform X2 codes for the protein MMAPHWLLLLSLSVGVMAVPIDRNPAPQEVHPPKEEVPDENADTGLYYDRYLREVIEVLETDPHFREKLQTANTEDIKSGRLSKELDLVGHHVRTRLDELKRQEVSRLRMLLKAKMDSTNTQSVKLDHASLLKQFEHLDPHNQNTFEAKDLELLIATATKDLENYDTERHEEFKRYEMMKEHERREYLKGLDQEKREKEEKRMEELKEKHRQHPKVNAPGSVAQLREVWEETDQLDPQEFNPKTFFKLHDTNGDGLLDEQELEALFTKELEKVYDPKNEEDDMMEMEEERLRMREHVMKNVDLNQDRVVSLDEFLKSTEKKEFNNPKEWETLDGQKPVYSEEELQRFEAELRDKEAELGRRAETLRQEQEILKERGKALEAQKREYQQAVMEMAQRQKQQQEEVKDAPPAGPNGELQFQQGINKLQQEETGEKNVGKVAVQNEGEVPAEPPQNLPQQTP
- the nucb1 gene encoding nucleobindin-1 isoform X1 — encoded protein: MKRMMAPHWLLLLSLSVGVMAVPIDRNPAPQEVHPPKEEVPDENADTGLYYDRYLREVIEVLETDPHFREKLQTANTEDIKSGRLSKELDLVGHHVRTRLDELKRQEVSRLRMLLKAKMDSTNTQSVKLDHASLLKQFEHLDPHNQNTFEAKDLELLIATATKDLENYDTERHEEFKRYEMMKEHERREYLKGLDQEKREKEEKRMEELKEKHRQHPKVNAPGSVAQLREVWEETDQLDPQEFNPKTFFKLHDTNGDGLLDEQELEALFTKELEKVYDPKNEEDDMMEMEEERLRMREHVMKNVDLNQDRVVSLDEFLKSTEKKEFNNPKEWETLDGQKPVYSEEELQRFEAELRDKEAELGRRAETLRQEQEILKERGKALEAQKREYQQAVMEMAQRQKQQQEEVKDAPPAGPNGELQFQQGINKLQQEETGEKNVGKVAVQNEGEVPAEPPQNLPQQTP
- the nucb1 gene encoding nucleobindin-1 isoform X3, with product MKRMMAPHWLLLLSLSVGVMAVPIDRNPAPQEVHPPKEEVPDENADTGLYYDRYLREVIEVLETDPHFREKLQTANTEDIKSGRLSKELDLVGHHVRTRLDELKRQEVSRLRMLLKAKMDSTNTQSVKLDHASLLKQFEHLDPHNQNTFEAKDLELLIATATKDLENYDTERHEEFKRYEMMKEHERREYLKGLDQEKREKEEKRMEELKEKHRQHPKVNAPGSVAQLREVWEETDQLDPQEFNPKTFFKLHDTNGDGLLDEQELEALFTKELEKVYDPKNEEDDMMEMEEERLRMREHVMKNVDLNQDRVVSLDEFLKSTEKKEFNNPKEWETLDGQKPVYSEEELQRFEAELRDKEAELGRRAETLRQEQEILKERGKALEAQKREYQQAVMEMAQRQKQQQEEVKDAPPAGPNGELQFQQGINKLQQEETVGKVAVQNEGEVPAEPPQNLPQQTP